The following are encoded in a window of Nakamurella sp. A5-74 genomic DNA:
- a CDS encoding acVLRF1 family peptidyl-tRNA hydrolase, with amino-acid sequence MATRSRPAPGGGRMVDVAPDRLTGWVNRFVAGHAGATEPRVVDDGVLIRAGDGSTASIEVPYPPLRLAGMEPLEAVLAHLEGIGTIGLLLFRAGAHSVGLCKDRTVLASSTDRHYVQGRTAAGGWSQQRYARRRGNQLSAAQQEAASDAARVWSTVTPDVLLLAGDRKAINGVLEDPRLTRFLDLPTRAIGDVPEPRRSVLDDVAARSLDVTVVIRDPG; translated from the coding sequence ATGGCCACCCGTTCGCGACCCGCGCCCGGCGGCGGCCGGATGGTCGACGTGGCCCCTGATCGTCTCACCGGGTGGGTCAACCGGTTCGTCGCCGGCCACGCGGGAGCCACCGAACCGCGGGTGGTCGACGACGGCGTCCTGATCCGCGCCGGTGACGGCAGCACCGCCTCGATCGAGGTGCCCTACCCGCCGCTGCGGCTCGCCGGAATGGAGCCGCTGGAGGCGGTGCTCGCACATCTGGAAGGGATCGGCACCATCGGGCTGCTGCTGTTCCGGGCCGGTGCCCACTCGGTCGGACTGTGCAAGGACCGCACCGTGCTCGCCTCGTCGACAGATCGGCACTACGTGCAGGGCCGCACCGCGGCCGGCGGCTGGTCGCAGCAGCGCTATGCCCGGCGTCGGGGCAATCAGCTGTCCGCCGCCCAGCAGGAGGCCGCCTCCGACGCCGCTCGCGTCTGGTCGACCGTCACTCCCGACGTACTGCTGCTGGCCGGTGATCGCAAGGCCATCAACGGAGTGCTCGAAGACCCGCGGCTGACCCGGTTCCTCGACCTGCCGACCCGCGCCATCGGCGACGTCCCGGAGCCGCGGCGGAGCGTGCTGGACGACGTGGCCGCCCGCAGCCTGGACGTCACCGTCGTCATCCGCGACCCGGGCTGA
- the dgt gene encoding dGTP triphosphohydrolase translates to MDPRLQRRRPEVDARSVPVDVDAALVTATEGAFRVDLERIRFSPYFSRLAAVTQVITPGVLASFVNNRLTHTVKVTSVARAIASGIRTGEQAALAAELGGCDPVVVQAAASAHDLGHPPFGHLGELALDRLARSRFGLADGFEGNAQTFRILAALDVHGPEGNGLNLTAAVRAAVLKYPWARFGYPDPHPSQELVGPKGSGPGEDGAGAGKFSAYVLDVPELTEVLAAYPRIVPWRQTAECSVMDVADDIAYSLHDLDDFHRAGVLQHAAIAAEFRTWRRNRAEFAAADDADLLRHERRPGRRLELQRRRMSAKDAWIFDDEVFSTAVGRIAGDLVDGLLAVPFDGSMDAERAVEEFTASWIAHLQDSVVVQADPHPRSAHVRLDRQAWHEVAVLKFVHQRFVLDRPDLAGFQRGQAQAIGRLVAAYDSWLADPVDGRRAPRRLVDLVELATAGYRRIARTDRRLLVSPTGEITDGTDDLIRLGRGRGIIDFIASFTDAEAARSDATLGGSSGQMAGLL, encoded by the coding sequence GTGGATCCTCGTCTGCAGCGCCGCCGGCCCGAGGTCGACGCACGGTCCGTCCCGGTGGATGTCGATGCAGCCCTGGTCACCGCCACCGAGGGGGCGTTCCGAGTCGATCTGGAGCGGATCAGGTTCTCGCCGTACTTCTCCAGACTGGCCGCCGTCACCCAGGTCATCACCCCTGGCGTGCTCGCCTCCTTCGTCAACAACCGGCTGACGCACACGGTGAAGGTGACGTCCGTCGCCCGCGCCATCGCTTCCGGGATCCGCACCGGCGAGCAGGCGGCACTCGCCGCCGAACTCGGTGGCTGCGATCCGGTCGTCGTGCAGGCAGCGGCCTCCGCCCACGATCTGGGTCATCCGCCGTTCGGGCATCTGGGCGAGCTGGCGCTCGATCGGCTGGCCCGGTCGCGGTTCGGACTGGCGGACGGGTTCGAGGGCAACGCCCAGACATTCCGGATCCTCGCAGCACTCGACGTCCACGGTCCGGAGGGCAACGGGCTCAACCTGACCGCAGCCGTCCGCGCCGCCGTACTCAAGTACCCGTGGGCCAGGTTCGGTTACCCGGATCCCCACCCCTCCCAGGAACTGGTGGGACCCAAGGGATCCGGTCCGGGAGAGGACGGTGCCGGCGCCGGCAAGTTCTCCGCCTACGTGCTGGACGTCCCCGAGCTGACGGAGGTGCTGGCGGCCTATCCGCGGATCGTGCCCTGGCGACAGACAGCAGAGTGCTCGGTGATGGACGTGGCGGACGACATCGCCTACTCACTGCACGATCTCGACGACTTCCATCGCGCCGGAGTGCTGCAACACGCCGCCATCGCTGCCGAGTTCCGTACGTGGCGCCGCAACCGGGCGGAGTTCGCCGCCGCCGACGACGCCGACCTGCTGCGCCACGAACGTCGCCCCGGCCGCCGGTTGGAGCTGCAGCGCCGCCGGATGTCCGCCAAGGACGCCTGGATCTTCGACGACGAGGTCTTCTCCACCGCCGTCGGCCGGATCGCCGGCGACCTGGTCGACGGGCTGCTCGCGGTGCCGTTCGACGGCTCGATGGATGCCGAACGCGCGGTGGAGGAGTTCACCGCCTCGTGGATCGCCCACCTGCAGGACTCGGTGGTGGTGCAGGCCGATCCGCACCCCAGGTCCGCCCACGTGCGACTGGATCGCCAGGCCTGGCACGAGGTGGCGGTACTGAAGTTCGTGCACCAGAGGTTCGTCCTCGACCGACCCGATCTGGCCGGCTTCCAACGCGGTCAGGCGCAGGCCATCGGCCGACTCGTCGCGGCCTACGACTCCTGGCTCGCCGACCCCGTCGACGGTCGACGGGCACCTCGCCGACTGGTCGATCTGGTGGAGCTGGCGACCGCGGGGTACCGCCGGATCGCCCGCACCGACCGCCGACTGCTCGTCTCGCCCACCGGCGAGATCACCGACGGCACGGACGATCTCATCCGACTCGGTCGAGGCCGCGGCATCATCGACTTCATCGCCTCGTTCACCGATGCGGAGGCGGCCAGGTCCGACGCCACCCTCGGCGGCAGCAGCGGTCAGATGGCCGGGCTGCTGTGA
- a CDS encoding SDR family NAD(P)-dependent oxidoreductase — protein MDLSGAKILVCGATGVLGRGLTGALLARGASVVPAGRDADRLAELGETCGTVPLTFEAADAASCAAMVDAAAAGLGGLDAIIITVGVAAFGPAADADPELVQELFAVNTFGPMVLARAALPHLSEHGTVVVLSAILADLPTAGMGEYSASKAAISSWLSVLRREIRPQIVLDVRPPHLDTGLENRALAGAPRKLPAPMPAGDVVELILAALEGGKKEIVWDQQSKSLLAR, from the coding sequence ATGGACCTGTCCGGAGCCAAGATCCTGGTGTGCGGCGCGACCGGGGTACTCGGACGTGGGCTGACCGGCGCACTCCTCGCCCGCGGTGCCAGCGTGGTGCCTGCCGGCCGCGACGCAGATCGGTTGGCAGAGCTGGGGGAGACCTGTGGCACCGTTCCGCTCACGTTCGAAGCCGCGGATGCCGCCTCCTGCGCCGCGATGGTCGACGCCGCTGCCGCAGGGTTGGGTGGGCTCGACGCGATCATCATCACCGTGGGGGTGGCGGCCTTCGGTCCCGCTGCAGACGCTGACCCCGAGCTCGTCCAGGAGTTGTTCGCCGTCAACACCTTCGGGCCGATGGTTCTCGCCCGGGCCGCGCTGCCGCACCTGTCGGAGCACGGGACGGTGGTGGTGCTGTCGGCCATCCTCGCCGACCTGCCCACCGCAGGGATGGGGGAGTACTCGGCCAGCAAGGCGGCCATCAGTTCCTGGCTGTCGGTGCTGCGTCGCGAGATTCGGCCGCAGATCGTCCTGGACGTCCGTCCCCCGCACCTGGACACCGGTCTGGAGAACCGCGCGCTGGCCGGCGCTCCGCGCAAGCTCCCCGCGCCGATGCCCGCCGGTGACGTGGTCGAGCTCATCCTCGCGGCGCTCGAGGGTGGCAAGAAGGAGATCGTCTGGGATCAGCAGTCGAAATCACTCCTCGCCCGCTGA
- a CDS encoding metal-sulfur cluster assembly factor: MTQSTEQTGTAQDSTPQHAAASPAEVAADQIETDARAGRSAADLDAGVDPAAPPAVDAGATTPAAGVADVEDVLEALRDVVDPELGINIVDLGLIYDVIVDDANVATLDMTLTSAACPLTDMIEDQVRASLTGEGLVEDFRINWVWMPPWDLTRITDDGRDQLRALGFSI; this comes from the coding sequence ATGACCCAGAGCACCGAGCAGACAGGCACTGCCCAGGACAGCACGCCCCAGCACGCTGCCGCATCGCCGGCCGAGGTGGCGGCGGACCAGATCGAGACCGATGCCCGCGCGGGCCGCAGCGCTGCAGACCTCGACGCGGGAGTCGATCCCGCGGCGCCGCCCGCCGTCGATGCAGGCGCGACGACCCCGGCCGCCGGAGTGGCGGACGTCGAGGACGTCCTGGAGGCGCTCCGCGACGTCGTCGACCCCGAGCTGGGGATCAACATCGTCGACCTCGGCCTGATCTACGACGTGATCGTGGACGATGCCAACGTCGCGACCCTCGACATGACGCTGACCAGCGCTGCCTGCCCGCTCACCGACATGATCGAGGACCAGGTGCGCGCCTCGCTCACCGGCGAGGGTCTCGTCGAGGACTTCCGGATCAACTGGGTCTGGATGCCGCCGTGGGATCTGACCCGGATCACCGACGACGGGCGCGATCAGTTGCGCGCCTTGGGCTTCAGCATCTGA
- the sufU gene encoding Fe-S cluster assembly sulfur transfer protein SufU has product MQMQQLYQEIILDHYRAPHHHGLREPFDAEVHHVNPTCGDEVTVRVELADARDAGTTVVDVSHDSVGCSISQASTSVMTDLVIGRSVPEALAVLDSFTDMITSRGTDAGDEDVLGDGVAFAGVSKYPARVKCALLGWMAFKDATAQAVTGHLDHASNPDDTTTHRSN; this is encoded by the coding sequence ATGCAGATGCAGCAGCTGTACCAGGAGATCATCCTCGATCACTACCGCGCGCCGCACCATCACGGTCTGCGCGAACCGTTCGACGCCGAGGTGCACCACGTCAACCCGACGTGCGGCGACGAAGTCACCGTCCGGGTGGAGCTGGCAGATGCCCGCGACGCAGGGACGACGGTCGTCGACGTCTCGCACGACAGCGTCGGCTGCTCGATCTCGCAGGCGTCCACCTCGGTGATGACCGATCTGGTGATCGGCCGCAGCGTGCCGGAGGCCTTGGCCGTCCTCGACTCCTTCACCGACATGATCACCTCCCGCGGCACCGATGCCGGTGACGAGGACGTCCTCGGTGACGGCGTCGCGTTCGCCGGGGTGTCCAAGTACCCGGCACGCGTGAAATGCGCACTGTTGGGCTGGATGGCGTTCAAGGACGCGACAGCCCAGGCCGTCACAGGACACCTCGATCACGCCAGCAACCCGGACGACACCACCACCCACAGGAGCAACTGA
- a CDS encoding cysteine desulfurase: MSADSLTTAAAPGLLDPVTSAGLRNDFPILDRTIRDGKRLVYLDSGATSQRPSSVIDAEQDFVTQHNGAVSRSSHQLAEEATEAYEGSRAQVASFVGAARAEEIVFTKNATEAINLVAYGISNASIGSEGSRFSIGPADEILITEMEHHANLVPWQELCRRTGATLRWIPLGDDYRLDLSTLHELITPRTKVLAFSHQSNVLGTVNPVAELVAAARRVGALVVLDACQSVPQGPVDLAALDVDFAVFSGHKMLGPTGIGVLYGRYRLLEELPPFLTGGSMIEQVFLDHSTYAAPPQRFEAGTPMVSQAVGLAAAVDYLTQVGMDAVAGHEQALTGLAIDGLLSVDGVRLLGPSSLENRGGAVSFILDGVHAHDVGQILDDAGVEVRVGHHCAWPLHRRYGVAASVRASFALYNTPDEIDALVAAVQDARRFFLREH; this comes from the coding sequence ATGAGCGCCGACAGCCTGACCACTGCTGCCGCACCGGGTCTGCTGGACCCGGTGACGTCGGCTGGGCTGCGCAACGACTTCCCGATCCTGGATCGCACGATCCGGGACGGGAAGCGGCTGGTGTACCTGGATTCCGGGGCCACCTCGCAGCGCCCGAGCTCGGTGATCGACGCCGAGCAGGACTTCGTCACCCAGCACAACGGTGCGGTGTCGCGCAGTTCGCACCAGCTCGCCGAGGAGGCCACCGAGGCCTACGAGGGCTCGCGTGCCCAGGTCGCTTCGTTCGTCGGTGCTGCCCGCGCCGAGGAGATCGTCTTCACCAAGAACGCCACCGAGGCGATCAACCTGGTGGCGTACGGCATCTCGAACGCCTCCATCGGATCGGAGGGCAGCCGGTTCAGCATCGGGCCCGCCGACGAGATCCTGATCACCGAGATGGAGCACCACGCGAATCTCGTTCCCTGGCAGGAGCTCTGCCGCCGGACCGGAGCCACCCTGAGGTGGATCCCGCTCGGCGACGACTATCGTCTCGACCTGTCGACCCTGCACGAACTCATCACCCCGCGCACGAAGGTGCTGGCCTTCAGCCACCAGTCGAACGTCCTGGGCACCGTCAACCCGGTGGCTGAGCTGGTCGCCGCCGCGCGCAGGGTCGGTGCGCTCGTCGTGCTCGACGCCTGCCAGTCCGTCCCGCAAGGACCGGTCGACCTGGCTGCACTGGACGTCGACTTCGCGGTCTTCTCCGGTCACAAGATGTTGGGTCCCACCGGGATCGGGGTGCTCTACGGCCGCTACCGGTTGCTGGAGGAGCTCCCGCCGTTCCTGACCGGCGGGTCGATGATCGAGCAGGTGTTCCTGGATCACTCGACGTATGCAGCCCCTCCGCAGCGCTTCGAGGCCGGGACCCCGATGGTCTCGCAGGCCGTCGGACTCGCCGCTGCCGTCGACTACCTGACGCAGGTCGGGATGGACGCCGTGGCCGGCCACGAGCAGGCCCTCACCGGGTTGGCCATCGACGGTCTGCTGAGTGTCGACGGCGTGCGCCTGCTGGGCCCCTCGTCACTGGAGAACCGTGGCGGGGCAGTGAGTTTCATCCTCGACGGTGTGCACGCCCACGACGTCGGGCAGATCCTGGACGATGCCGGGGTCGAGGTGCGGGTCGGTCACCACTGCGCGTGGCCGCTGCACCGCCGGTACGGCGTCGCCGCGTCGGTCCGCGCGTCGTTCGCGCTGTACAACACGCCGGACGAGATCGACGCGTTGGTGGCCGCGGTGCAGGACGCTCGCCGATTCTTCCTGCGGGAGCACTGA